A single genomic interval of Electrophorus electricus isolate fEleEle1 chromosome 2, fEleEle1.pri, whole genome shotgun sequence harbors:
- the atp5if1a gene encoding ATPase inhibitor A, mitochondrial — translation MARLLRSSLRPYFTSQIRMSSDQLGELGKGAGKGGGGGGSIREAGGAFGKKEAAEEERYFKQKEKEQLAALRHHHQEEIEHHKKEIERLQREIDRHKGKIRKLKHDD, via the exons ATGGCACGGCTGCTGAGGAGTAGTTTACGACCGTATTTCACGAGTCAGATCCGGATGAGCTCGGATCAG CTCGGGGAGTTGGGGAAGGGTGCCGGTAAAGGCGGAGGAGGGGGCGGGTCGATAAGAGAAGCTGGGGGCGCCTTCGGGAAGAAAGAAGCAGCGGAAGAAGAGCGTTACTTTAA gcagaaagagaaggagcagCTGGCAGCTCTGAGACACCACCACCAGGAGGAGATCGagcaccataagaaagagattGAGAGGCTGCAGCGCGAGATCGACCGTCACAAGGGCAAGATCCGAAAACTCAAACATGACGACTGA